From Malaya genurostris strain Urasoe2022 chromosome 2, Malgen_1.1, whole genome shotgun sequence:
ttcccctttttcacatttttcgcaaaaacaaagaaagcttcacttgatctcgattactgtgaatttcacacagcgaaaagtgcacaaatctaaccaaactgttcttgatttgcactaaactgaggataattaccttcgatttgcgaacaacaaatcctaatagttctttagaaaacttttagagcaatTAGAACGGCTGAATTTGTGTAatcctctccaccgttgttttttcaccaatgcaaacaactggcagctgtgacgtaatcgctcttgtcggaagcgaaactagctttgcaaacgacacaaaatacatatgCTCGCAGTAGcggtagaatccaaactgataaaatttttgttaagagatttctttttatgtgatttcgtttgtagctttttcactaatgggcggtcctaacggctataaaaatagccgcatacagaattttaatgttgaatatttcatttcggatttgcataatttattgaaatcaactattaatatgctgtagggattcgtttcttgcattcaaaaggaccaaattgaggaactcactgcgatattcatcacttttcggaacatttttctcgaacgatttgttgtacagcagcagatattttgttctcttccttagaacgcgttctgattggctggtgttgacatgggtcaaatgagacaggtttttcaatagtgtactattgaaatacttcaatgcttttgctatacacgtttaaattgaaaaatttcgattctattagtagttagattatataaatcctttcacagatcactgagctatgagctttaaaaatacgagaaaggcaaacgcgcctgatgaattatcctctttgatactcgtttataccaaacattttaaaaaagtttaatttttaattatttgagactatatcacaaaactgaaaattttattataaaattgtgatcatatttccgacggcatgtagcaaaaattatgttgattcattagatacaaccggagatattcacgatcaaaaacttatcactccttcaagagggtaaattttgaaaaggcaccccatagtaaagtaagtcgtattcacgacaaaaaggaaATTCTTCAACAGAAATTATAAGCCATCAAATAGTTACATACCCGCTCTCCCGTGTGAAGCCTGGTGTGGACTGACAGAGCCCGTGAATCCACAAATGCTTTTTCGCAGTATTTACATTTGAATGGTCGTTCGCCTGGAAAACAACAATTCAAAAATTACCAACACCAATCACCGATCAATCATACAACCTCCGAACATACCTGTATGTCTTCTCCGGTGAATGATCAAATGAGACGAACGAGGGAACACCTTGGAGCAAAATTCACACTGATTCGGCCGATCCTTACAGTGCTGATTCAAATGGGTCTGCAGTTCTTCCGATGTTCCGAACGGTTTACTACAAACGTTACACTTGTATTCCAGTGAGGATcctgaactgctaatgccactgctactactactgctgctactgctgctactactactactactaataTTACTACTGATGCTAGAACAAGGACTAGCGCTCGCATCCAGCTGAGAAATCTGTCGTTGCTCAGTGGCAGCTTCATGTTTTTTCATGTGATGCTTTAAATTGTTGTACTGGGGAAAAGTCTTTTCGCCTGAAATCGGAACAAAAACATGCTTTAATTCCAACATATTGCACAAgctattttgaaaccagcttacaTATTTCACACTTGTATGGATGGATTCCGGTGTGCAATCGGTTATGCACGGTCAGCGCGGAAGCGCTAGAGAAAGTCTTTTCACACTTCATGCCTGCATGAAAGtccgattaaaaaataatgatctATTTTCAAACTGACGCCAGTGGCGGTGATACTCACATTTCAACCGACTGCCGGGTGTATGCAACCGAGTGTGCACTGACAGAGCACGACTGTCAACAAAGGCCTTCCCACAAGTATTACATTTGAACGGTCGCTCGCCTGTGTGTCTCCGCCGATGAATCACTAGGTAACTACTTCCGGAAAAATTCTTTCCGCAAATTTCGCACTGATTCGCTCGAACTCCCTCATGGGCTCCTTTGATGTGCGCCTTTAGATTTTTGTGATTTCGATAGGATCGATCGCAGATGTGACATTTGAAAGGACGGTCGGGTTGGCTCAATTCGGTGCATTTACTGGACGAATCACATTTTCCTTCATCCTCCAAAATGGCGGCCGTTAAACCGGAAGCGCTGAACGGAAGACTCACATTGCTGCTGGTGTCGATGATCGTTTCCTGAATTGGCAACTCTGTTTTGGCTTGCTCCTGGTTGGGCGATTTGGCATAAGGTTCCTGTAATTGAAAGTTACAAATTAGTATGGTTGTTCAGTCGTCGCCAGGAGCTATTTACTATTGGAACAATAGCTTCATCTTCGGACATGGACGAGTAGTCTTCATCTTCGTACTGATCGTACTGATGCAAACTGGTAACACTCGATTCGCTACTGATTTTGGCATTCTGGATGTAGGAACCTCCTCCGTTGTTCATCTGTTGTAATTCTACGTTCCCCAGGACGAAATAGGTTTTCCCCGGAAGGTTGGTCTGTTGAAGTTCCACGACGGTTCCCGCCGATGCGACGACGCCGTCCGTCAATAATTCACTAATACATTCACTGTCCGATCCAaatggttcaatactgctgaGGTCGTGTTCCACTGGACTGTCTACGGCGGAGGTTTTACTATTGGCCTCCGCCAGGGCAGGGCGTCCGACCTGCCCGTAAAGCGTCGCTACTACTCCCACCTCTCCCGTCGTTGATTGCACATAGTTTCTGTTGCAGATATCACATTTCCCCCTGCTCTCCAACCCATTAATACTAGATTCGGTTCGGGATGTCCCATATTCCTTCCTACACGATTCACAACGGTACACCTGGATGTCGGTACTACCGCAACGGTGCCGATTAAAGCTACTCTGGTTGGCAAATCCTTCTCCGCAGAACTCGCACTGGAACACGTGGTCCCCTCCAACTGCCGGTCCAGTTCCACCGGAACCACTTAAACTGATTCGATTTGCCTGGAGGTACTCGCAGAACTCGCATTTGCAGGATTGCGGCGGTGGAACCACTTTGGGTGGTTCTGGCATCATCGTTGCCACCTGAGGTACAACCGCCTGTTTTACATAATCGCCTGGCATCgtcgtcgccgtcgtcgtcgtctgctgctgttgctgttgatgAAACCGGCTGACTCCATCGGCGGACTTCTGTTGGTAGAagatagaagagaaaaaaagtgataaacacatttttaatttaatttgcttCAATCTGCTTGGTCGCGGTAGATTTCGAcactcgttttttttgtttttgttttattcttgtTTTTGTCGGCCTGTTGAATTCGCTGATGGTCATTTTCATTGAGCCAAACGAAAGAGAGTTGtccaaaaaaaagtgaaaagtgtttgtttaatGAACAAATGCGTGCGGATGCGGAAAGTAGGGGACAGACCGGGTGTATGAAATGGCGTAAACGAGAAGCATCAGGTTTGGGGTATGGCAGCTAAAATGTGTGACTTTATGACTGTAAAATTGGATCGCACAATGGTGGGGCACGCGAAGGGTTAGAGAAATTTCGTTTTTTCAACGCGAATGCTTAAAGTACTCGCAAGGCGCTTCCAATGTTAATGGTATGAGGGTAAAACTAATTTGTTCAACAAATATACCTCGTATTTATCAATGGGAGAAAATATTATACCTTTAATCCGTTCAATCTAGCAGGCCAATGAAACAGGGAATGAAATAGGGTATTCTTTTGAGACTGAAAAAGCGGAAATTACGGAAGGATGACGGTTCCTCAAAGTCTTCCACACACATCGCGGAGTTGGTGATTTAAACAGGTATGAGGTCTTAGATAGACCATAGAAAGAGATAAGTTGTTTATTAAGATTCGAAAACCAGCTTAAGATTCGAAAACCAGTTTGTTCTAGTCCCAGCGAGAAAATATAGCGCAAAAATTGGTCGACCAGAACATCATTTTTTTCAGTCACAATTCATAATAAAAAATCTTCTTAGGAAAAAATGTTCGTTTTTTCATTTGGTTTGTTAAATCCGAACTGCCGTGCCTTCCGCTTAACTCCTTCCATTTAATTTTGTACAGTGGCCTCGTCGACCTTATTCGCCGCCGAACGCCAGTTAGATTTAAACTGCTGCTCGTTTTCCATGGATTTATTAGTGCTATTGAGAATCCGTTTGACCAAAGCCCAACACCGTTCGATAGggtacttatacaaaggttatatgcacatagttagaataaacgacaatagtaaaatgattctatcgcaattatcaactgcctgtatagaatcggatcgcgaaacgagaataagcgaccctttgttgcttcagagaggattcccacagcagcgtgctaacctttgattctcagaaatgtcatcgagagaaattctctCTCGCACTAGATtccatgttaaatgagccatgccgggtttttgttgttgcgatgatattcgtctctctttgatggcactgattcaatcgtgtgaagagttgccagtgagcattctttgatacgataaaagccatccttgatcgaCAGTAGTGATTTACAACGAgttttcgtttattcaatatttcaaatagacatcagcaataaaaataaGCTCGGAGTAGAagcaaatcgatttcaaagtgattactactacttttttagtATAAACTTCGATTATACATTGGAAATCATCAGAAATTggttaaggttaggttttttcggaccaACGTTTgcttaaacagaaaccagtgtaattttGAAGTCTCGAGTATTAGAATTTTTAGCGATCGAGTAGCatttattttgaatactttatttgttatttccggacatttgaaaaatcaagtatatgctccattctaaataaacgtagAGTAAAAATTGTTTCTTCCACTTCTGctatgattttttcaaatgaatctgCCCGTTTTTATAAGCAATCGTTAAAACTCGGAAGTAATTAAAAATGTTCCTGCCGATTTGACAGGTCTTGCTGGAAGTATCTTCACGAAACAAGTGCGAGAGCGAaataagcagcgcctctacatttcattttAGTGCCATTGTGCCAAACTATAAGAATCGATAgtattaccaaatacaaataataatacctctaggtcccatacaaatcAATCGATAATGTTTGGTTCATCAAAAGATCAATTTAGCCTAGCCTGTTCCTCAGCTAGATAGTGACAAGTTGAtatagtgaaaaaataaatcaactgGCAACTCAACGACATCAAAGTATGCCGATAGTTGTATAGTATACTAAACGTAATTGTTATGTTTATTTATAAGAAAACGAAGAGCGAAAAGAAACATCCAGTCTGAAAACCGTTACGAACCATTTATTTTAGTTATAAATTTATCGTTAAAAGACGTTTGGCGAATCAACGCAAAAAACTATCGATAACGGTAGACCCTTCTGAATAACTGTTTTTAAATTACGAAATATCATTCGGTGAACACTTACAATTTACAGGGTGTGACCCGAATTTGCTTCACTACCAAATATTCAAACTGCACATATGGAAGCGCACAAAAATATCTATAATACCAGAttatgagcttgagcgaccacccctggttgctactccgttactgatcgggattagctgaaattgtacagggagtttctagatgatccgacctgggactggtgaatcatccttcaatgtacatcttctggtaaccccgaattcattgatcagtaccggcgccggccaggcccgaacgtagatcgtctaaggaatgggaaggaatgttagtccaacacttgttgttactagaggccgtatatactactgcgcactccacaagtgtcacgggagaaggatatttgttagtataaatttaagttttggtattattcgcgcgcgacacagtatgttccggtttcaagatgctcggatgcaccactacaCTCACCGAGGCTTCAACAATATCCAATACTGAAGTCCCGGAAAATTCTGATTCACAGTTATCATTCGTGGAAACCGAAGGAAAATtcgaaatactatcgcgtaacgaacaaaaaaaaacttctttattTATTCTAAATGGGACTATCT
This genomic window contains:
- the LOC131431564 gene encoding zinc finger protein 271-like isoform X1; translation: MKENSMIDVFDATDFNPDMILSNVFLDPGLDFMTSIDELSENIMPQDFLQFGNSLFYPEQQQQQQPVDSVQQPSYQLQLQNQQPLQQQLQISQPLPSVLLQPKCVVEQKSADGVSRFHQQQQQQTTTTATTMPGDYVKQAVVPQVATMMPEPPKVVPPPQSCKCEFCEYLQANRISLSGSGGTGPAVGGDHVFQCEFCGEGFANQSSFNRHRCGSTDIQVYRCESCRKEYGTSRTESSINGLESRGKCDICNRNYVQSTTGEVGVVATLYGQVGRPALAEANSKTSAVDSPVEHDLSSIEPFGSDSECISELLTDGVVASAGTVVELQQTNLPGKTYFVLGNVELQQMNNGGGSYIQNAKISSESSVTSLHQYDQYEDEDYSSMSEDEAIVPIEPYAKSPNQEQAKTELPIQETIIDTSSNVSLPFSASGLTAAILEDEGKCDSSSKCTELSQPDRPFKCHICDRSYRNHKNLKAHIKGAHEGVRANQCEICGKNFSGSSYLVIHRRRHTGERPFKCNTCGKAFVDSRALSVHTRLHTPGSRLKCMKCEKTFSSASALTVHNRLHTGIHPYKCEICEKTFPQYNNLKHHMKKHEAATEQRQISQLDASASPCSSISSNISSSSSSSSSSSSSSSGISSSGSSLEYKCNVCSKPFGTSEELQTHLNQHCKDRPNQCEFCSKVFPRSSHLIIHRRRHTGERPFKCKYCEKAFVDSRALSVHTRLHTGERVTCDICLKTFASSSGLIVHRRIHLGIHPYKCDYCPKSFAQSTALKYHLKKHDTANLPTTTGTDETETSNTEQKESSLNSEQMSDQFIPASTTTCLLPIQQQQQLQQQQQPQQSKNATGHVKCQVCNKFFRSAEYLARHRRTHSGERPFQCEICGKNFSTMSYLVIHRRRHTSERPYKCPNADCSKAFVDSRALQEHSRSVHSKIRVPCETCSKTYSSVSNLIVHRRIHSGIHPFECDICGRSFAQKNALKYHLKQHVSKQEPEPKL
- the LOC131431564 gene encoding zinc finger protein 271-like isoform X2, producing MKENSMIDVFDATDFNPDMILSNVFLDPGLDFMTSIDELSENIMPQDFLQFGNSLFYPEQQQQQQPVDSVQQPSYQLQLQNQQPLQQQLQISQPLPSVLLQPKCVVEQKSADGVSRFHQQQQQQTTTTATTMPGDYVKQAVVPQVATMMPEPPKVVPPPQSCKCEFCEYLQANRISLSGSGGTGPAVGGDHVFQCEFCGEGFANQSSFNRHRCGSTDIQVYRCESCRKEYGTSRTESSINGLESRGKCDICNRNYVQSTTGEVGVVATLYGQVGRPALAEANSKTSAVDSPVEHDLSSIEPFGSDSECISELLTDGVVASAGTVVELQQTNLPGKTYFVLGNVELQQMNNGGGSYIQNAKISSESSVTSLHQYDQYEDEDYSSMSEDEAIVPIEPYAKSPNQEQAKTELPIQETIIDTSSNVSLPFSASGLTAAILEDEGKCDSSSKCTELSQPDRPFKCHICDRSYRNHKNLKAHIKGAHEGVRANQCEICGKNFSGSSYLVIHRRRHTGERPFKCNTCGKAFVDSRALSVHTRLHTPGSRLKCMKCEKTFSSASALTVHNRLHTGIHPYKCEICEKTFPQYNNLKHHMKKHEAATEQRQISQLDASASPCSSISSNISSSSSSSSSSSSSSSGISSSGSSLEYKCNVCSKPFGTSEELQTHLNQHCKDRPNQCEFCSKVFPRSSHLIIHRRRHTGERPFKCKYCEKAFVDSRALSVHTRLHTGERVTCDICLKTFASSSGLIVHRRIHLGIHPYKCDYCPKSFAQSTALKYHLKKHDTANLPTTTGTDETETSNTEQKESSLNSEQMSDQFIPASTTTCLLPIQQQQQLQQQQQPQQSKNATGHVKCQVCNKFFRSAEYLARHRRTHSGERPFQ